One Ricinus communis isolate WT05 ecotype wild-type chromosome 1, ASM1957865v1, whole genome shotgun sequence DNA window includes the following coding sequences:
- the LOC125369043 gene encoding gibberellin 20 oxidase 1-like, which translates to MLQNQSDIPSQFILSEHELPCFNCPELAVTPIDLGSFLSGDFLAVSKASEQVSEACKKLGYLQAFNRGRKSGKQYGYANSFTGRFSSSLPRKETLSLSFCSENQSKIIRAYFLNIKGDNLEQFGYALNSVLTFSIITFLYAETYAVVSALGVTSCWYYIRSHCDPTSLTINHQDDVGGLQVFIRKPLVN; encoded by the exons ATGCTTCAAAATCAATCTGACATACCCTCGCAGTTCATTCTATCTGAACATGAACTGCCATGCTTCAACTGCCCAGAACTTGCAGTTACTCCCATTGACTTGGGGAGCTTTCTATCTGGAGACTTCCTAGCTGTATCAAAGGCTTCTGAGCAAGTTAGTGAAGCATGCAAGAAACTTGGGTATCTTCAGGCTTTTAATCGTGGA AGAAAGTCGGGTAAGCAGTATGGATATGCTAATAGCTTCACTGGCAGGTTTTCTTCCAGTCTTCCACGGAAAGAAACACTTTCTTTGTCTTTCTGCTCTGAGAATCAGTCCAAAATTATCCGAGCGTATTTCTTGAACATAAAGGGAGATAATTTGGAACAATTCGGGTACGCATTGAATAGCGTTTTAACATTTTCTATCATCACCTTTTTATATGCTGAAACATATGCCGTGGTCTCGGCTTTGGGAGTTACCAGCTGTTGGTATTATATCA GATCTCACTGTGATCCCACATCCTTGACAATTAATCATCAAGATGATGTTGGCGGCCTCCAAGTTTTCATCCGGAAGCCTTTAGTGAACTGA